The sequence GTGCATAAGATCCTTTATTTTTTATTTATTCACCCTATATGCTTCAAAGCCTCTCGCCTGCTTAATGGTTTCAACGTATGTTTTTCGACAAACCGCTTCACAATGACCGGGTCGGTTTTTGCGTACTCTCTCAATACCCAACCGATTGCTTTTTGAATGAAAAACTCATTGGATTCCACATGTTGCAAGATGATTTCAAATAACAGCGCCGAATCTGTTTCTTTTTTGAATTTTAACTGATGCAAAATAGCGGAGCGGTTTGTCCACATATTATCCGATCGTGACCAGTCAAGCATGACTGTTTTTCCATAGTCGCGGTCCATTTTGACGACGTGACCGACGAGATGTGGCGCGATTGAATCGACACTATCCCACCACGAATTTGTTTCGATGAACTT is a genomic window of Sporosarcina oncorhynchi containing:
- a CDS encoding DNA alkylation repair protein, yielding MKKQWSHKGIIDKFELCRNVENAGSMKAYMKHHFPFLGIKSPLRKELLREQFKEYALPEVSDVFEEAWKLYELPEREYQYAAITLLEKMKKHFTTEDYPKLLKFIETNSWWDSVDSIAPHLVGHVVKMDRDYGKTVMLDWSRSDNMWTNRSAILHQLKFKKETDSALLFEIILQHVESNEFFIQKAIGWVLREYAKTDPVIVKRFVEKHTLKPLSRREALKHIG